In Thermococcus stetteri, one genomic interval encodes:
- a CDS encoding mechanosensitive ion channel family protein — protein MVVLDKSLPYVGVTPMQVITAVAILIVGYIVAKVITASFKRGLRKTKLPELVVEFLGRFLSALIYVAVLLLAVRALGIEVGSVVLGLSAVIGLILGFGMQDTLTNLAAGVWIAALRPIDMGEVVEVAGKTGTVRAMGIMSTELLTPDNVLITIPNKLVWGNVITNYTRMPTRRVDVNVGVAYGTDLDRAIKISMDLMQNHQKVLKDPAPSVVITGLADSSINLQMRAWVKTEDFGGVKGDLTKGIYEAYMKEGIEIPFPQLDVHIKEMPK, from the coding sequence ATGGTCGTCCTCGATAAGTCGCTCCCCTACGTGGGAGTTACCCCGATGCAGGTGATAACCGCTGTAGCAATACTTATAGTGGGCTACATCGTGGCAAAGGTCATCACGGCCTCCTTTAAGAGGGGCCTCAGAAAGACAAAGCTCCCGGAGCTCGTCGTCGAGTTCCTCGGAAGGTTTCTCAGCGCCCTCATCTACGTGGCAGTGCTACTGCTCGCGGTGAGGGCCTTAGGCATTGAGGTTGGCTCGGTTGTGCTCGGCCTGTCAGCAGTTATAGGCTTAATCCTGGGCTTTGGCATGCAGGATACGCTAACGAACCTCGCAGCTGGCGTGTGGATAGCCGCTCTAAGGCCGATTGACATGGGTGAGGTCGTTGAGGTAGCGGGAAAGACCGGAACAGTTAGGGCCATGGGCATAATGAGCACCGAACTTCTAACCCCTGACAACGTCCTCATAACGATCCCCAACAAGCTCGTGTGGGGCAACGTGATAACCAACTACACCAGGATGCCCACGAGGAGGGTTGACGTCAACGTCGGCGTCGCTTATGGAACTGACCTCGATAGGGCGATAAAGATCTCCATGGATCTCATGCAGAACCACCAGAAGGTTCTCAAAGACCCGGCTCCGAGTGTTGTGATAACTGGGCTTGCGGACTCGTCAATAAACCTCCAGATGAGGGCGTGGGTTAAAACAGAGGATTTCGGGGGGGTCAAAGGCGACCTGACCAAAGGCATCTACGAGGCCTACATGAAGGAGGGCATCGAGATACCGTTCCCGCAGCTGGACGTCCACATCAAGGAGATGCCGAAGTGA
- a CDS encoding aromatic ring-hydroxylating oxygenase subunit alpha, whose product MWFAVLSSKEVGKKPVGVRRLGKDMVFWRDSKGKVHVLEDFCVHRRARLSAGKVVGDRIQCPFHGFEYDGEGRVRLIPALGRNYKVPEKFRVKTHHVAEKAGMMWLWFGDGEPRGEPRFFDDIDEGFAYAEFRELWRIPFPRAVENQLDVMHLPFVHRTTIGRGNRTLVHGPVVKWVDEDSFFFYVFNEEDRDQRVKKPEELNPEESRVYLEFIFPNVWQNHISDGTRVVAFFAPVDRDKTMIYLRFYMRLTGIRALDGLIAKISMPFNKVVFHQDRRVVETQEGDIRKDLLVQGDLPIMEFRKRLFREKALVEFLFGGEK is encoded by the coding sequence ATGTGGTTCGCGGTCCTCTCGTCAAAGGAAGTTGGGAAAAAGCCCGTCGGTGTTAGAAGGCTCGGTAAAGACATGGTTTTCTGGAGGGACAGCAAAGGGAAAGTTCATGTTCTTGAGGACTTCTGCGTGCACAGGAGGGCGAGGCTTTCTGCAGGAAAGGTGGTTGGGGATAGAATCCAGTGCCCCTTCCACGGCTTTGAGTACGACGGAGAGGGAAGGGTAAGGCTCATCCCGGCGCTCGGAAGGAACTACAAAGTTCCCGAAAAGTTCAGGGTCAAGACCCACCACGTTGCCGAAAAAGCCGGCATGATGTGGCTCTGGTTTGGAGATGGAGAGCCGAGGGGTGAGCCGAGGTTCTTCGACGACATAGATGAGGGGTTCGCCTACGCCGAGTTCCGGGAGCTCTGGAGGATTCCATTCCCGCGGGCCGTTGAGAACCAGCTCGACGTTATGCACCTCCCTTTCGTTCATAGAACGACCATAGGGAGAGGGAACAGGACGCTCGTCCACGGCCCCGTGGTTAAGTGGGTCGACGAGGACAGCTTCTTTTTCTACGTCTTTAACGAAGAGGACAGGGACCAGAGGGTCAAAAAGCCGGAAGAGCTGAACCCCGAGGAGTCGAGGGTCTATCTTGAGTTCATATTCCCAAACGTCTGGCAGAATCACATAAGCGATGGGACGAGGGTGGTGGCGTTTTTCGCGCCCGTTGACAGGGACAAAACGATGATCTACCTCCGCTTTTACATGAGGCTCACCGGGATAAGGGCCCTCGATGGGCTCATAGCAAAAATCTCCATGCCCTTCAACAAGGTGGTCTTCCACCAGGACAGGAGGGTGGTGGAGACCCAGGAGGGAGATATAAGGAAGGACCTCTTAGTTCAGGGAGACCTGCCGATAATGGAGTTTAGAAAGAGGCTATTCAGGGAGAAGGCTCTCGTGGAGTTCCTTTTTGGTGGGGAAAAGTGA
- a CDS encoding ferritin-like domain-containing protein, with the protein MVSLGSGAFNPDDLESIMHELKKLDEKSLLAYWIKGEYDESDMYIELARRAKELGLSESLIETFICLSKESKEHGDTLRRIFLCNYGEEPIPPDIPPIEVAPLLDKFERAEDVFEVLKLAMESELLAKKIYEHLAEEENREELKKVYLSLAAVEKAHYERLRGEFEILKGLEEEEKSC; encoded by the coding sequence GTGGTATCATTGGGGAGTGGAGCCTTCAACCCTGACGACCTTGAGTCGATAATGCACGAACTCAAAAAGCTGGACGAAAAGTCACTTCTGGCTTACTGGATCAAGGGGGAGTACGATGAGAGTGATATGTACATAGAGCTGGCCCGGAGGGCAAAAGAACTCGGTCTTTCAGAATCCCTCATAGAGACCTTCATCTGCCTCTCAAAGGAGTCAAAGGAGCACGGGGACACGCTCAGAAGGATATTCCTCTGTAATTACGGGGAAGAGCCCATTCCACCTGATATCCCACCAATCGAAGTTGCACCGCTCCTGGATAAATTCGAAAGGGCCGAGGACGTTTTTGAGGTGCTTAAACTTGCGATGGAGAGCGAACTGCTGGCAAAGAAGATATACGAGCACCTCGCCGAGGAGGAGAACAGAGAGGAGCTCAAAAAAGTCTACCTGAGCCTCGCGGCGGTGGAGAAGGCCCACTACGAGCGGCTAAGGGGGGAGTTTGAAATACTTAAAGGGCTGGAAGAGGAAGAGAAGTCCTGTTGA
- a CDS encoding ferritin family protein, whose protein sequence is MSMSEPLVKHAYETEKKAASSYTDGLGKLRGQGLRYTKVEEVVGRIAVDTIIHKHLMEAILNAQKELEKLAGEGPVEEVKDVELSPEQKALVKRFAEMHLEIEKDMIETYQKMAEKMTHPLFKGIAEALVKNEQEHHRLLAELIARYKE, encoded by the coding sequence ATGTCTATGTCTGAACCACTTGTTAAACACGCCTACGAGACTGAAAAGAAGGCCGCTTCCAGCTACACCGACGGCCTGGGAAAGCTGAGGGGGCAGGGGCTGCGATACACCAAGGTTGAGGAGGTCGTCGGCAGGATAGCCGTTGACACCATAATTCATAAGCACCTCATGGAGGCCATCCTCAACGCCCAGAAGGAGCTTGAGAAGCTCGCCGGTGAGGGACCGGTTGAAGAAGTTAAGGACGTCGAGCTCTCACCCGAGCAGAAGGCCCTCGTGAAGCGCTTCGCCGAGATGCACCTTGAGATAGAGAAGGACATGATTGAAACCTACCAGAAGATGGCCGAGAAGATGACGCACCCGCTTTTCAAGGGAATTGCGGAGGCGCTCGTAAAGAACGAGCAGGAGCACCACAGGCTTCTGGCGGAGCTCATAGCCAGGTACAAGGAGTGA
- a CDS encoding SDR family oxidoreductase: protein MTTYNLGDKVAIVTGGGQGIGAAIAQLFAENGAKVVIAEIDEEAGKEREAMLRGRGLEVTFIKTDVADEESVKNMIKKTVELYGGVDILVNNAAIMSVKSIFERTLEEWERVIRVNLTGPYICSRYAAEEMIKRGGGVIINIASTRALMSEPDTEPYSASKGGLLALTHSLAISLAKYRIRVVAVSPGWIETSRWKKSKLRSEPNLRPIDHEQHPAGRVGEPMDIAHICAFLADNEKAGFITGVNFVVDGGMTVKMIYAE, encoded by the coding sequence ATGACAACCTACAACCTTGGGGATAAAGTTGCAATCGTTACAGGTGGAGGGCAGGGCATCGGCGCGGCAATAGCCCAGCTTTTCGCCGAAAACGGGGCGAAAGTGGTGATAGCGGAGATAGACGAAGAAGCCGGAAAGGAAAGGGAGGCAATGCTCCGCGGGAGGGGCCTTGAGGTGACCTTCATAAAGACAGATGTTGCCGACGAGGAGTCGGTAAAGAACATGATCAAAAAAACCGTCGAGCTCTACGGGGGAGTTGACATACTCGTCAACAATGCAGCGATAATGTCCGTCAAGAGCATTTTTGAAAGAACGCTCGAAGAGTGGGAGAGGGTAATAAGGGTGAACCTTACCGGGCCATACATATGCTCGCGCTATGCAGCAGAGGAGATGATAAAGCGCGGAGGGGGAGTTATCATCAACATCGCGAGCACAAGGGCTTTAATGTCCGAGCCGGACACGGAGCCATATTCCGCTTCCAAAGGCGGCCTTCTGGCATTAACGCACTCCTTAGCTATAAGCCTCGCGAAGTACCGGATCAGGGTGGTGGCCGTAAGCCCGGGCTGGATAGAGACGTCGCGCTGGAAGAAGTCAAAACTGCGCTCCGAGCCAAATCTTAGACCCATAGACCACGAGCAGCATCCGGCTGGAAGGGTTGGAGAGCCAATGGACATAGCCCACATATGTGCTTTTTTGGCCGATAATGAAAAGGCCGGCTTTATAACGGGCGTTAACTTCGTCGTTGACGGCGGAATGACGGTCAAGATGATCTACGCGGAGTGA
- a CDS encoding ferritin family protein: MKEINALALALEVEKAELRFYIEMAKKARDERAKKMFLFLAGEEAEHWDVFEKKFVEKLLQKPEMPQVDEELLEKLTPKYEGELSEVKAVELGMEQEKLTWEFYEKAAEGAEDENVRKIFNELAKVEKAHYELLKAQYDSLMKTGIWMDYQDFSLEVD, encoded by the coding sequence ATGAAAGAAATCAATGCTCTCGCACTCGCTTTGGAGGTTGAAAAAGCGGAGCTAAGATTTTACATAGAGATGGCCAAAAAGGCAAGGGATGAGAGGGCAAAAAAGATGTTCCTCTTTTTGGCGGGGGAAGAGGCTGAACACTGGGATGTTTTTGAGAAGAAGTTTGTAGAAAAGCTCCTTCAAAAACCAGAAATGCCTCAGGTTGACGAGGAACTTTTGGAAAAGCTTACTCCGAAGTATGAGGGAGAGCTTAGCGAGGTTAAAGCTGTAGAACTGGGGATGGAGCAGGAAAAGCTTACGTGGGAGTTCTATGAAAAAGCAGCGGAAGGAGCTGAGGATGAAAACGTTAGGAAAATCTTTAACGAGCTGGCAAAAGTTGAAAAGGCACACTATGAGCTTTTGAAGGCACAGTACGACTCCCTCATGAAGACGGGCATATGGATGGATTATCAGGACTTTAGCCTTGAGGTTGATTGA
- a CDS encoding Fur family transcriptional regulator yields the protein MQCILKNMWNKKAVGVLREKGYKLTPQRLKLLEIIDELGPSHPSLSEVFKKIKEEFPTMSFSTLYSNVMALKELGLIEVFSVEGETRVEINTEPHVNLIENGEIVDLTDPEIIELIKEKLRKEVKLVNVLIKGG from the coding sequence GTGCAGTGCATACTCAAAAACATGTGGAATAAAAAAGCTGTTGGAGTGCTAAGGGAAAAGGGTTACAAGCTTACTCCCCAGAGACTTAAGCTACTTGAGATAATAGACGAATTAGGTCCTTCTCATCCTTCCCTCAGCGAAGTTTTCAAAAAAATCAAAGAAGAGTTCCCTACTATGAGCTTCTCTACCTTGTACTCTAATGTCATGGCTTTGAAAGAACTCGGCCTCATAGAGGTTTTTTCCGTTGAGGGGGAAACGAGGGTTGAGATCAACACAGAACCTCATGTGAATTTGATTGAAAATGGTGAAATAGTCGATCTTACCGATCCGGAGATTATCGAACTGATTAAAGAAAAGCTAAGAAAAGAAGTAAAGCTTGTTAACGTTCTAATTAAGGGCGGATGA
- a CDS encoding ferritin family protein produces MLAKYPFELPRDRPLTKTEIAQALRWAIEAELDAINIYEQLAAGIEDERIKHIFLDVANEEKEHFGEFLAALFEVDEELARYLKNGFKEVEEETGIKVEL; encoded by the coding sequence ATGCTTGCGAAATACCCCTTTGAGCTCCCGAGGGACAGGCCCCTCACGAAGACCGAAATAGCCCAGGCACTCCGCTGGGCCATCGAGGCCGAGCTCGATGCCATAAACATCTACGAGCAGCTTGCTGCTGGAATAGAGGATGAGAGGATAAAGCACATCTTCCTTGACGTGGCCAACGAGGAGAAGGAGCACTTCGGAGAGTTCCTCGCGGCCCTCTTTGAGGTTGACGAGGAGCTTGCCAGATACCTCAAGAACGGCTTCAAGGAAGTCGAGGAGGAGACGGGAATAAAGGTCGAGCTCTGA
- the heR gene encoding heliorhodopsin HeR, producing MYMDDRFRSLKRLNMIAGVFHLIQGVLILLLSSDFAVTVTRNYLKFDEATRNLLTVTENLFEVKLVYLIALFPFLTALAHLAVSTVLFDSYMRNLSKGINPYRWAEYSVTSSIMVVIIALLVGISDIGALILIFSINAAMIFFGYLMELLNQYTEKVNWSPFIFGSFTGIMPWVVIFMTILRSNPPGFVIWIFVSIAVFFNLFPLNMVLQYKKWGKWADYLHGEKVYIILSLVSKTILVWQVYAGTLQP from the coding sequence ATGTACATGGATGACAGGTTTAGGTCGCTGAAAAGGCTCAACATGATAGCGGGAGTGTTCCACCTGATACAGGGTGTCCTCATACTCCTGCTTTCCAGCGATTTCGCCGTTACCGTAACCCGAAACTACCTTAAGTTTGACGAGGCCACTAGGAACCTTCTAACGGTAACGGAGAACCTCTTTGAGGTCAAGCTGGTGTATCTCATAGCCCTCTTCCCGTTCCTAACGGCTTTGGCCCATCTCGCGGTTTCAACGGTGCTCTTTGATTCCTACATGAGGAACCTCTCGAAGGGCATCAACCCCTACCGCTGGGCCGAGTACTCGGTGACCTCCTCAATCATGGTGGTCATCATAGCCCTCCTCGTCGGCATCTCGGACATAGGAGCTTTGATTCTCATCTTCTCAATCAACGCGGCCATGATATTCTTCGGCTACCTCATGGAGCTCCTCAACCAGTACACCGAGAAGGTTAACTGGAGTCCCTTCATCTTCGGTTCCTTCACGGGGATAATGCCGTGGGTAGTGATATTCATGACAATTCTCCGCTCAAACCCGCCGGGCTTCGTGATATGGATATTCGTCAGCATAGCGGTGTTCTTCAACCTCTTCCCGCTCAACATGGTACTCCAGTACAAGAAGTGGGGCAAATGGGCGGACTATCTCCACGGCGAGAAGGTATACATAATACTGAGCCTCGTCTCGAAGACCATACTCGTGTGGCAGGTCTACGCTGGAACTCTCCAGCCTTGA
- a CDS encoding peroxiredoxin, whose product MNYLEIIVLDESGEERPLKDFVLGKWTVLYFYPKDNTPGCTTEAKEFSELIEEFERLGVQVIGVSRDSPRSHQRFKEKHGLKVKLLSDPNADLHRALGAWGKKKRYGKEYEGAIRSTFILNPEGEIVWKKINVRAKGHAKEVLEEIKKLISPENQI is encoded by the coding sequence ATGAACTACCTGGAGATAATTGTGCTCGATGAGAGCGGTGAGGAGAGGCCTTTGAAGGACTTTGTCCTTGGAAAGTGGACCGTCCTCTACTTCTATCCAAAGGACAACACGCCAGGATGCACCACAGAGGCCAAGGAGTTCAGCGAGCTTATTGAGGAGTTTGAAAGGCTCGGTGTCCAGGTCATCGGAGTCTCGCGCGACTCCCCACGGAGCCACCAGCGCTTCAAGGAGAAGCACGGCCTTAAGGTCAAGCTCCTGAGCGATCCTAACGCGGATCTCCACAGGGCACTCGGAGCGTGGGGCAAGAAAAAGAGATATGGGAAGGAGTACGAGGGAGCGATAAGGAGCACGTTCATCCTCAATCCGGAAGGTGAGATTGTCTGGAAGAAGATAAACGTGAGGGCGAAAGGGCACGCGAAAGAAGTGCTTGAAGAGATCAAAAAGTTAATATCTCCAGAAAACCAAATTTAA
- a CDS encoding pyrimidine dimer DNA glycosylase/endonuclease V, translating to MASCPTSGGDFTRLRSLHPKYLDSKGLVALWREGLLAKKVLEGKTRATRIIQLMGFKTIPSP from the coding sequence ATAGCATCCTGCCCTACCTCTGGAGGTGATTTTACGCGCCTCCGGTCCCTCCACCCTAAATACCTCGACTCCAAAGGCCTCGTCGCCCTATGGAGGGAGGGCTTGCTCGCCAAGAAGGTGCTCGAGGGAAAGACGAGGGCTACAAGAATTATTCAGCTCATGGGCTTCAAAACCATTCCGAGCCCCTGA